AGGAACAATCTTATGTTGTAGCCGTTTGGGACGGTTGTTTAATGCTTCTtcaaagaaaacatttcaaaggaaaaaagaaacttACGGTGCAAGATATTCACTAAAAGATGATACTGCAGCAACAACTTCAGCATAGTTTTCAGATGTAGCAGGAGCTGTTACTTCAACCAGCTGTATCCCAGGAGTTACAGGGACAGCCGCATCTATGTCATGTAGTTGAAGCATCTTATTAACTGATGACACCGTCACATTGATCTGCGTGCCCCTCTGGAAATGGAAGGAGAATCCCACCCTTAGCAGCTCATGGTCCAACTTGTATCCAAGTGCATAAAAAAAGCGAAGCacattcttgcttgttttgctTTCAACCACGGATCTTACTAGCACTGAAAGTTGCTCAGCACCTGCACCTCTCATAGCACCCCCTATATGCCTTATAGTCCTGCAGATCTAGAATTAGGCATCAATGCAAAAGGATGTACGTAAAACACAAACTCATACATTTTAATGAATATGCCAGGGGAGGTTTTAAGTCATACCATGTTGGTTCAGTTTGTTCACTTTGTTCAATATCGCATATAAGTCGAACCTCTGATGCTACAAGCCCTATTTAAAGGAAGATCATAACTTGTGAAGACCCACAATATAATATCTTACTATTCAGCTGATATGTACTGAACCAGACcatactaataaaaaataatgacaAATTAACATGACCATGTGAGATGTCGTAGTCAATAAATGAAACATACTGTATACTATAGTTGTCAGTCCTAAGAAGTTGAAGAAATCAGAAACTCTTTACAAAAATTCATCTAACAGTCCCATGCATCTCACATTGGAAAAGACAATGGACATCTGGGAAAAACTTGTCATTAAAGCACACCAGTGACACCAGGGGAGGCTTTTAACATGTCTTGAAATGAGCTCACAACAGGCAAAAGAGCTATAATGAATATCGCTTAATTGTGTAGAAATGTGTTGAGATATAGCATCCTAACCACTCAGATCGAAACTAAAAGAGGAAAGATATCAATTACCAAGGTTTGGGCCATTTTTAAGGCATATCTCATGgaccctcaaatttttcttGCTAACACCACAAAGACCCTGAAGAAGAATCTCAAGGGCCTCAACATGCTGCAAAATGCAAACCATATTTTAGATGCAGCTCCAAACACTTCCCACGGAAAGCGGGAAATGGAATTCTTCTAGTTATTTTACTTACAATTCTGAACAACATATATCCAATAAACACGAATCATTTGTGCATGCAAGAGGAAAAAGAACTACTAAATCAAATGTTTGTAACAAAGATTTTTTGGGGACTAACTACATTTTACACCCTCCATATTTATTGTGATTTTTAAAATGGGCCAACgaggttttaattttctcacaTTGCACTATGATGTTTTGAAATCGTTTCAGTTTATGGGTTGCTATCTATTTGACCTTCTCATCCTTCATTAGATTGATGACCTGGCTGATGTGGAACCCGTTTCTAGGTTGTGTAGAAACCACACTTGGACTATTGTTACCAAATTGTGCAACTGTATCGTTTTGGGACGATTATTTTCAGTCCATGTGGTGCAAATGTTGCTTCCGCATCAACCCATAAACAGGTCTCGTGGTTACCAAGTCATCAATTTAACTCACAAAGCGAATGTCAAACACCCATAAGTCATAAGTCACTATGATTCTAACATATTAACCTCAAATGAAGCATTTGGTAAACTTGGCCACCAAAAATTCAGCACCAAGAaaaagatttaatttttttctcatCTAATTGCAAATTTGCAATTGCAGAAGTTGTATGGCGAAATGTAAGTCCGAATCCAACCCAACCCCCAAAAGTTAGTGAAAAAACTCACCTGTGTTTCTATAATTCCTTGGACCACGCACTCCATGAATTTGGTGCACTTGATCTCGCACTTTCTCAAGCCCCTGTGAATTCCTGAGaaccaaaacaaagagaaaaaataaaacccaataaACTGTAAACTAAAATAAAGTAGAATTAAAGGAGAAAATATGAAGAATCAAAACGTAAATTTCTGAGAGAGTAAACTAGATAATGAAAAATACTAACCAGGTTTGCAGCAGCAATACCGCGCAAGCAGAAAGGTGAAAAGATGGAGAGAGGGGAAGAGGGAGTATCGGGGTTTCTGTGTTAGAATTCAGAAGCTTGGAGAAATCGAGCGAGGAGCGATGGTGGTGGCAAAGCGCATTGATTGCGGTCATGGACCCGGAAAAAAGTTGAAGGCTTGAGTGAACAAGATGTCTTTACTGGGTTTAACATTTTTTGGGCCCTTGAATCGTCTACTTCAAAAGCCCATTTTTGCTTTTGAACTTATTTTCTCTTTTACAAACGATAAGATAAAACATTATTATATTCATTTAAACTAGGCGGATTCGAATTTGAGTGTAAATGAGGACGCACATGCACCAAgggtaggggtgggcacggtttggttcaatgcggttttgagtgaaaccgcAACTTTTTGCGGTGcagttttgaagccaaaactaAAATGAAACCAAATCTTTTGATTCAGTTCGGTTCgatgcggtttcaaacggtttcagtttggtttttgaaaaaatatatacaatttaaaatttatacttATCTACACATAACACGGTCTCATTTTCCACACAATACATTAATTAACCAACCCACATGAGAATTCTTTTCTTTACTCTAGCTAGCTAATTGCACAGATGATAGACTCCATGAGCACGAAAGGGTAC
Above is a window of Malus sylvestris chromosome 15, drMalSylv7.2, whole genome shotgun sequence DNA encoding:
- the LOC126602559 gene encoding mediator of RNA polymerase II transcription subunit 18; translated protein: MECVVQGIIETQHVEALEILLQGLCGVSKKNLRVHEICLKNGPNLGLVASEVRLICDIEQSEQTEPTWTIRHIGGAMRGAGAEQLSVLVRSVVESKTSKNVLRFFYALGYKLDHELLRVGFSFHFQRGTQINVTVSSVNKMLQLHDIDAAVPVTPGIQLVEVTAPATSENYAEVVAAVSSFSEYLAPLLHLSKPGTSTGVVPTAAAAAASLLSDGGGTTL